One Glutamicibacter mishrai genomic window carries:
- a CDS encoding DEAD/DEAH box helicase, with amino-acid sequence MPVNTDDNQTPEEPTVLFSELGLDARVLAALADLGYEKPSPIQAATIPMLLEGRDVVGLAQTGTGKTAAFALPALSRMAELADTNGPARTPQILVLAPTRELALQVAEAFTSYAKYLPDFTVLPVYGGSPYGPQLNGLRRGAQVVVGTPGRVIDHINKGSLDLSNLQYVVLDEADEMLRMGFAEEVDKILEATPAEKQVALFSATMPRTIRRIASEYLRDPQEVAVKSKQSTGTNITQRYLQVMGAHKLDAMTRILESEEFDGVITFVRTKMATEDLADKLKARGFTAAAINGDIPQQQRERTVENLRSGKIDILVATDVAARGLDVERISHVINFDIPHDTESYVHRIGRTGRAGRSGDAILFMTPREKYLLRAIEKATRQPVTQMQLPSLDSVNNRRIQKFTDRIDQTISGQDLTTFREIVEKFAADHEDLDQLEIAAALALMAQGGRPLLMTEPVVSPSKKARMDRDRPERGDRGDRGDRGPRARKTAAAGNAMYRLAIGRRNRVQPGSIVGALANEGGFNSSEIGGIEIRSDHTLVELPAELSKDQWRALSKTRIGGELISMELDSGRKPRGDDEGDRGGFRGGRGGDRGGFRGGRGGGFNDRRGGGEKRFGGRGGKDRFSDSGRSGGRRDY; translated from the coding sequence ATGCCCGTAAACACCGACGACAACCAGACCCCAGAAGAACCAACGGTTCTTTTCTCCGAACTTGGTCTGGACGCCCGCGTGCTTGCAGCACTGGCTGACCTGGGCTATGAAAAGCCATCGCCAATTCAGGCCGCCACCATTCCAATGCTTCTCGAAGGCCGCGACGTTGTCGGCCTGGCTCAGACCGGTACCGGTAAGACCGCCGCCTTCGCGCTTCCTGCCCTGTCCCGCATGGCAGAGCTGGCTGACACCAATGGTCCAGCCCGCACCCCACAGATCCTGGTTCTGGCTCCAACCCGCGAGCTGGCTCTTCAGGTTGCTGAGGCTTTCACTTCCTACGCCAAGTACCTGCCTGACTTCACCGTCTTGCCAGTGTACGGTGGCTCGCCATACGGCCCACAGCTCAACGGCCTGCGCCGCGGTGCCCAGGTTGTCGTTGGTACCCCAGGTCGCGTAATCGACCACATCAACAAGGGTTCCCTGGACCTGTCCAACCTTCAGTACGTTGTACTGGATGAGGCTGACGAAATGTTGCGCATGGGCTTCGCCGAAGAGGTCGACAAGATCTTGGAAGCAACCCCAGCAGAGAAGCAGGTTGCCCTGTTCTCGGCCACCATGCCACGCACCATCCGCCGCATCGCTTCGGAATACCTGCGCGACCCGCAGGAAGTTGCCGTCAAGTCCAAGCAGTCCACCGGCACCAACATCACCCAGCGCTACCTGCAGGTTATGGGTGCCCACAAGCTGGACGCCATGACCCGCATCCTCGAATCCGAGGAATTCGACGGCGTCATCACCTTCGTACGCACCAAGATGGCTACCGAAGACCTGGCTGACAAGCTGAAGGCCCGTGGCTTCACCGCTGCAGCCATCAATGGCGACATCCCGCAGCAGCAGCGTGAACGCACCGTCGAGAACCTGCGCTCGGGCAAGATCGACATCCTGGTCGCAACCGACGTGGCAGCTCGTGGCTTGGACGTGGAGCGCATCAGCCACGTCATCAACTTCGACATCCCGCATGACACCGAGTCCTACGTGCACCGCATCGGACGTACCGGTCGTGCAGGCCGCTCGGGTGACGCGATCCTGTTCATGACCCCACGCGAAAAGTACCTGCTGCGTGCCATCGAAAAGGCTACCCGCCAGCCGGTGACCCAGATGCAGCTGCCTTCGCTGGATTCGGTCAACAACCGCCGTATCCAGAAGTTCACCGATCGCATCGATCAGACCATCAGCGGCCAGGACCTGACCACCTTCCGTGAAATCGTCGAGAAGTTCGCCGCTGACCACGAAGACCTGGATCAGCTGGAAATCGCAGCTGCTTTGGCTCTGATGGCTCAGGGTGGCCGTCCATTGCTGATGACCGAACCAGTGGTTTCCCCTTCGAAGAAGGCCCGCATGGATCGCGACCGCCCAGAGCGCGGAGACCGCGGCGACCGTGGAGATCGCGGTCCTCGTGCCCGCAAGACTGCTGCTGCAGGCAACGCCATGTACCGTCTGGCCATCGGCCGCCGCAACCGCGTGCAGCCAGGCTCGATCGTTGGCGCTTTGGCTAACGAAGGCGGCTTCAACTCCTCGGAAATCGGCGGCATTGAAATCCGTTCGGACCACACCTTGGTTGAGTTGCCAGCAGAGCTGAGCAAGGACCAGTGGCGTGCACTGTCCAAGACCCGCATCGGCGGCGAGCTGATCAGCATGGAGCTTGACTCCGGTCGTAAGCCACGTGGCGATGACGAAGGCGACCGT
- a CDS encoding cystathionine gamma-synthase produces MTENTQGSNTRFVHAGQEFEPRTGAVVPPLHFSSTYAQDGIGNLRSGYEYGRGGNPTRDALQAQLAGAEFGTHAFSFGSGLAAEDSLIRAILRPGDHIVLGNDAYGGTFRLIDRVLGDWGIGNTPVNMADEAALAAAIEKNKAKLVWVETPSNPMMTITDIAKVADIAHAAGALLVVDNTFASPFLQQPLTLGADIVVHSTTKYIGGHSDVVGGAVIVKDTALAEKIGFIQFAVGAVSGPMDAFLTTRGLKTLGVRMRAHSENAAQVAQWLRERSEVERVLYPGFEDHPGHEIAKKQMSGFGGMVSVQFKGGESAARKIAESTKLFTLAESLGGIESLMNYPSEMTHASVKGTELAVPVNLLRLSVGIEDPADLIEDLDKAFTNL; encoded by the coding sequence ATGACCGAAAATACCCAAGGCTCCAACACTCGCTTCGTCCATGCAGGACAGGAATTCGAGCCACGCACCGGCGCCGTGGTGCCGCCATTGCACTTCTCCTCGACCTATGCGCAGGACGGCATCGGCAACCTGCGCAGCGGCTACGAATACGGCCGCGGCGGCAACCCGACCCGCGATGCCTTGCAGGCCCAGCTGGCCGGCGCCGAATTCGGCACCCATGCCTTCTCCTTCGGTTCGGGACTTGCCGCCGAAGACTCCCTGATCCGCGCCATCCTGCGCCCAGGGGATCACATTGTTCTCGGAAACGACGCCTACGGTGGAACCTTCCGCTTGATCGACCGTGTCCTGGGCGACTGGGGCATCGGCAATACGCCAGTGAACATGGCTGATGAAGCCGCATTGGCTGCAGCCATCGAGAAGAACAAGGCCAAGCTGGTGTGGGTGGAAACCCCATCCAACCCGATGATGACCATCACCGATATTGCCAAGGTCGCCGACATCGCCCACGCCGCTGGTGCCTTGCTGGTCGTGGATAACACCTTCGCCAGCCCATTCCTGCAGCAGCCGCTGACCTTGGGCGCTGACATCGTGGTGCATTCCACCACCAAGTACATCGGCGGCCACTCCGATGTGGTTGGCGGCGCTGTGATCGTCAAGGATACTGCCTTGGCGGAAAAGATCGGCTTCATCCAGTTTGCCGTCGGCGCCGTGTCCGGCCCCATGGATGCCTTCTTGACCACCCGTGGCCTGAAGACCCTGGGCGTGCGCATGCGTGCCCACTCGGAGAACGCGGCTCAGGTCGCCCAGTGGCTGCGCGAGCGCAGTGAGGTCGAGCGCGTGCTGTACCCGGGCTTCGAAGACCACCCGGGCCACGAGATCGCCAAGAAGCAGATGAGCGGCTTCGGCGGAATGGTCTCGGTCCAGTTCAAGGGCGGGGAATCCGCAGCCCGCAAGATTGCCGAAAGCACCAAGCTGTTCACCTTGGCTGAGTCCTTGGGCGGCATCGAATCATTGATGAACTACCCATCGGAAATGACCCACGCTTCGGTGAAAGGCACCGAGCTGGCCGTGCCGGTGAACCTGCTGCGCCTTTCGGTGGGCATCGAAGATCCGGCGGATCTGATCGAGGACCTCGATAAGGCCTTCACCAACCTCTAA
- a CDS encoding cystathionine beta-synthase: MKYASTVLDLIGNTPLVKLNHVTDGIKATVLVKLEYLNPGGSIKDRIALKMVERAEERGQLKPGGTIVEPTSGNTGVGLAMVGQLKGYKTIFVTPDKVGEEKRDVLRAYGAKVVVTPTAVAPDSPESYYGVSDRLVTEIDGAYKPDQFSNPGAPDSHFETTGPEIWNDTDGKVTHAVISAGTGGTITGTGRYLKQISADRASGPVKIIAADPDGSVYSGGTGRPYFVEGVGEDMWPGNYDPSVPDEVEAVTDAEAFAMTRRLANEEGLLLGGSSGMAVVAALRAARNLGEDDVVVVIAPDGGRGYLAKIFNDDWMMQQGFTTDEYSALDFIGSALSKQGPETISEDATLHEAAKALREQGADALVVSAAALPARIGEVRGVIGASTLTDALLSGAEATSTIKELGSLPLPLIGVADTLDNAQELLKSHPAVLITKAGEVIAAATAADLLAYSTR; encoded by the coding sequence ATGAAGTATGCGTCCACAGTTTTAGATCTGATCGGCAATACCCCGCTGGTGAAGCTCAACCACGTGACCGACGGCATCAAAGCCACGGTACTGGTCAAACTCGAATACTTGAACCCAGGCGGATCCATCAAGGACCGTATTGCGTTGAAGATGGTTGAGCGCGCTGAAGAGCGCGGCCAGCTCAAGCCAGGCGGAACCATCGTGGAGCCAACCAGTGGCAACACCGGTGTCGGCTTGGCCATGGTCGGTCAGCTCAAGGGATACAAGACGATCTTCGTTACCCCGGATAAGGTCGGCGAAGAAAAGCGCGACGTGCTGCGCGCCTACGGTGCCAAGGTCGTCGTGACCCCTACCGCTGTCGCACCGGATTCGCCAGAATCCTACTACGGAGTCTCCGACCGCCTGGTCACTGAAATCGATGGCGCTTACAAGCCGGACCAGTTCTCCAACCCAGGCGCCCCGGACAGCCACTTCGAAACCACCGGCCCAGAAATCTGGAACGACACCGATGGCAAGGTCACCCATGCGGTGATCAGCGCTGGCACCGGCGGCACCATCACCGGCACAGGGCGCTACCTCAAGCAGATTTCCGCGGACCGCGCTTCGGGACCGGTCAAGATCATCGCCGCCGACCCGGATGGCTCGGTTTACTCCGGCGGCACCGGACGCCCCTACTTTGTCGAGGGCGTCGGAGAAGACATGTGGCCGGGCAACTACGACCCATCGGTGCCCGACGAAGTCGAAGCCGTCACTGACGCCGAAGCTTTTGCGATGACCCGCCGACTGGCCAACGAGGAAGGCCTGCTACTGGGCGGGTCCTCGGGCATGGCCGTGGTGGCCGCACTGCGTGCCGCCCGCAATCTGGGTGAAGATGACGTTGTCGTGGTCATTGCACCCGATGGCGGACGCGGCTACCTTGCCAAGATCTTCAACGACGACTGGATGATGCAGCAGGGCTTCACCACCGACGAATACTCCGCACTGGACTTCATTGGCTCCGCGCTGTCCAAACAGGGCCCCGAGACGATTAGCGAAGACGCCACGCTGCATGAAGCAGCCAAGGCACTGCGTGAACAGGGCGCCGACGCGCTCGTCGTTTCCGCTGCGGCTCTTCCAGCTCGCATCGGCGAGGTGCGCGGTGTCATCGGCGCCAGCACATTGACCGATGCCCTGCTCTCCGGGGCCGAGGCAACGAGCACCATCAAGGAACTGGGAAGCCTGCCCCTGCCGCTGATCGGCGTGGCAGACACCTTGGATAACGCCCAGGAACTGCTCAAGTCCCACCCGGCCGTGCTGATCACCAAAGCCGGCGAAGTGATCGCCGCCGCCACCGCAGCAGACCTGCTGGCTTACTCGACTCGCTAA
- a CDS encoding DNA-3-methyladenine glycosylase family protein, with protein sequence MQKSWSGSFSPGSPVSLVKSLGILRRGQGDPTIRLSETEAWLAFATPEGPATLHISKPLRHGPADFQTWGSGGPWAIERAPLLLGADDDWSDFDEQACSGAFPEIVVRTRAEHPDLVLPKTGRIFEHAIGAILEQRVTGIEANYAWRWLVRKLGHPAPGPAPDGLRIFPSAQELAQLQRWDWQAARVEGKRAETIRKFVQASGALNWWADKPLNESRPTAKAPGTLEAAMGSVHGIGPWTIAETLQRSHGSADHISVGDFHLADFVGQVLTGRRITDQQMLQLMAPYAPHRQRVVRLLGLSGQKKQSFGPRYAPLDHRQR encoded by the coding sequence ATGCAGAAATCTTGGAGCGGCAGCTTCTCCCCCGGATCGCCAGTGTCGCTGGTCAAGTCCTTGGGAATCCTGCGTCGCGGCCAAGGCGATCCGACCATCAGGCTTTCGGAAACCGAGGCTTGGCTTGCTTTTGCCACGCCCGAGGGTCCGGCGACGTTGCACATCTCCAAGCCGCTGCGCCACGGACCTGCCGACTTCCAAACGTGGGGCTCCGGCGGCCCATGGGCGATAGAACGCGCGCCTCTGCTCTTGGGCGCCGACGACGACTGGAGCGATTTTGATGAGCAGGCTTGCTCAGGCGCGTTCCCGGAAATTGTTGTTCGAACCCGCGCCGAGCATCCAGATCTTGTCCTGCCTAAAACGGGCAGGATCTTTGAACATGCCATCGGCGCCATCCTGGAGCAACGGGTCACGGGCATTGAAGCGAACTATGCGTGGCGTTGGCTGGTCAGGAAGCTGGGCCATCCGGCGCCCGGGCCGGCTCCTGATGGACTGAGGATTTTCCCCTCCGCGCAGGAGCTTGCTCAACTGCAGCGTTGGGATTGGCAGGCCGCCCGGGTTGAAGGCAAGCGGGCGGAGACCATCAGGAAATTCGTCCAGGCATCCGGGGCCCTGAACTGGTGGGCCGATAAGCCTCTCAACGAGTCAAGGCCGACGGCGAAAGCGCCGGGAACCCTTGAAGCGGCCATGGGTTCTGTGCATGGGATCGGTCCGTGGACCATCGCCGAAACACTGCAGCGCTCGCATGGCTCTGCCGACCACATTTCGGTCGGTGATTTCCATTTGGCTGATTTTGTCGGCCAGGTGCTCACCGGGCGCCGGATTACCGATCAGCAGATGCTTCAGCTCATGGCGCCCTATGCCCCGCATCGGCAGCGGGTCGTCCGATTGCTGGGGCTTTCAGGACAGAAAAAACAAAGCTTCGGGCCCCGCTACGCTCCGCTGGATCACCGGCAGAGGTAG
- the trxA gene encoding thioredoxin, with amino-acid sequence MATRNVSEDDFAKLIEDNDIVLVDFWADWCGPCKQFAPVYDQTSDKFTDVVFAKVDTEAEQGLARAANVTSIPTIMAFREQVLVFSQAGALNQPQLEDLVTAVKGIDMSEVHKQIAEEAAQANS; translated from the coding sequence ATGGCAACTAGAAATGTGAGCGAAGACGACTTCGCGAAGTTGATTGAAGACAACGACATCGTCCTCGTGGACTTCTGGGCTGATTGGTGTGGACCGTGCAAGCAGTTTGCTCCGGTTTATGATCAGACTTCGGACAAGTTCACCGATGTTGTTTTTGCCAAGGTGGATACCGAAGCCGAACAGGGCCTGGCACGTGCAGCCAACGTGACCTCGATTCCTACCATCATGGCGTTCCGCGAACAGGTTCTCGTCTTCTCGCAGGCCGGTGCCTTGAACCAGCCGCAGCTTGAAGACTTGGTCACCGCGGTCAAGGGTATTGATATGAGTGAAGTACACAAGCAGATCGCCGAGGAAGCCGCCCAGGCTAACTCCTAA
- a CDS encoding YajQ family cyclic di-GMP-binding protein, with protein sequence MASDSTFDVVSKVDSQEVANAMNQAQKEISQRYDFKGVGAEVDFSGEKILMKANSEERVNAVLDVFQTKLIKRGISLKSLDAGEPFASGKEYRIEASIKEGIAQDVAKKINKLIRDEAPKGVKSTIQGDELRVSSKSRDDLQATMALLRDFEEADLQFVNFR encoded by the coding sequence ATGGCTAGTGATTCCACATTCGACGTCGTCAGCAAGGTTGATAGCCAGGAAGTCGCCAACGCGATGAACCAGGCCCAGAAGGAAATCTCCCAGCGCTACGACTTCAAGGGCGTCGGTGCTGAAGTAGATTTCAGCGGCGAGAAGATCCTGATGAAGGCTAATTCCGAAGAGCGCGTCAATGCGGTCCTCGACGTTTTCCAGACCAAGCTGATCAAGCGCGGCATCTCGCTGAAGTCCTTGGATGCTGGCGAGCCTTTCGCTTCGGGCAAGGAATACCGTATCGAAGCAAGCATCAAGGAAGGCATCGCTCAGGATGTCGCCAAGAAGATCAACAAGTTGATTCGCGATGAGGCCCCGAAGGGCGTCAAGTCGACCATCCAGGGCGACGAGCTGCGCGTTTCCTCCAAGTCCCGTGACGACCTGCAGGCCACCATGGCCCTGCTGCGTGACTTCGAAGAAGCAGACCTGCAGTTCGTGAACTTCCGCTAG
- the htpX gene encoding zinc metalloprotease HtpX, whose protein sequence is MHGHNNGLKTALLLGGMFALLLAIGSLISAGTGRSMFIWVFALIGLGTTAYGYWNSDKLALRSMHAYPVSEAENPMMYRIVRELSMNAQQPMPRLYISPTSSPNAFATGRNPQNAAVCCTEGILQLLDERELRGVLGHELMHVYNRDILTSSVAAAIAGVITSIAQFLMFFGGGGSNENRNVNPIALIALSLLAPLAASIIQMAVSRTREYDADEDGAKLTNDPLALASALRKLESGISQAPLASSDQKLVNSSHLMIANPFGSRLKQMFSTHPPMDQRIARLEAMAGGRQY, encoded by the coding sequence GTGCATGGACATAACAACGGACTGAAAACAGCATTGCTGCTCGGCGGAATGTTCGCCTTGCTCTTGGCTATCGGTTCGCTCATTTCTGCCGGGACCGGCCGGTCGATGTTCATTTGGGTTTTCGCGCTGATCGGCCTGGGCACCACCGCCTACGGCTATTGGAACAGCGATAAGCTCGCGCTGCGTTCCATGCATGCCTACCCGGTGAGCGAAGCCGAGAATCCGATGATGTACCGCATTGTGCGCGAACTGTCGATGAACGCCCAGCAGCCGATGCCGCGGCTGTACATCTCGCCTACTTCTTCACCCAACGCCTTTGCTACCGGACGCAACCCGCAGAACGCGGCTGTGTGCTGCACCGAGGGCATCTTGCAGCTTCTCGACGAGCGCGAATTGCGCGGAGTGCTGGGCCACGAGCTGATGCACGTTTATAACCGCGACATCCTCACCTCTTCGGTGGCTGCGGCCATCGCCGGCGTGATCACCTCTATCGCCCAGTTCCTGATGTTCTTCGGTGGCGGTGGCAGCAATGAGAACCGCAACGTCAATCCGATCGCGTTGATCGCCCTGTCCTTGCTGGCTCCGCTGGCCGCCTCCATCATCCAGATGGCCGTGAGCCGCACCCGCGAATACGATGCCGACGAAGATGGCGCCAAGCTGACCAATGATCCGTTGGCTTTGGCCAGCGCGCTGCGCAAGCTCGAATCCGGGATCTCCCAGGCGCCGCTGGCCTCCAGCGACCAGAAGCTGGTCAACAGCTCGCACCTGATGATCGCCAACCCTTTCGGTTCGCGACTGAAGCAGATGTTCTCCACCCACCCGCCGATGGACCAGCGCATCGCCCGTCTTGAAGCGATGGCAGGGGGACGCCAGTACTAA
- the rarD gene encoding EamA family transporter RarD: MSSSTTTPVRSEHSYGLIQGTSAYLIWGLLPAYFLLLPQISAVEFVAVRVLFSLIFCFILLAATSQIRQFASMFRDTKTMGQLALASVLIAANWVLYALAVLTGHVLEASLGYFINPIVAILLGVIVLKEKLRPLQWAAVGLATVAVIVLTVGLGRVPWISLGLAFSFGFYGLVKNKVGTKGSALGALSIETLWLTPLAIIYVIWLSQTSGSTLLDSNWAGVLLLASSGIITAVPLLLFGGAARRLPLSTVGSLQFIAPLLQFILGVLVFGEHMPLERWMGFILVWIAVIFVLIDMLRAPKAGRLPEPKKIS, from the coding sequence ATGTCATCAAGCACCACCACACCCGTCCGCTCTGAACACAGCTATGGGCTGATCCAAGGCACTTCGGCCTACCTCATCTGGGGACTGCTCCCCGCCTACTTCCTGCTGCTTCCGCAGATCTCCGCGGTGGAGTTCGTGGCGGTACGCGTTCTGTTCTCATTGATCTTCTGCTTCATCCTGCTGGCCGCGACTTCTCAGATCCGCCAATTCGCCTCGATGTTCCGCGACACCAAGACCATGGGGCAGTTGGCTCTCGCGAGTGTCCTGATAGCCGCCAACTGGGTGCTTTACGCGCTCGCGGTGCTCACCGGGCACGTGCTGGAAGCGTCGCTGGGCTACTTCATTAATCCGATTGTCGCGATCTTGCTCGGAGTCATTGTGCTCAAGGAGAAGCTGCGCCCGCTGCAGTGGGCAGCAGTTGGACTGGCCACCGTCGCGGTGATCGTCTTGACCGTAGGCCTGGGACGCGTGCCATGGATCTCCCTGGGACTGGCCTTCTCCTTCGGTTTCTACGGCTTGGTCAAGAACAAGGTAGGCACCAAGGGCAGCGCCCTGGGAGCGCTGAGCATCGAAACCCTGTGGCTGACTCCGTTGGCGATCATCTACGTCATCTGGCTCTCCCAGACTTCCGGCTCCACCTTGCTGGACAGCAATTGGGCCGGCGTCCTGCTGCTGGCCTCCAGCGGCATCATCACCGCGGTCCCGCTGCTGCTCTTCGGTGGCGCAGCCCGTCGCCTTCCACTGAGCACGGTGGGTTCCTTGCAGTTCATCGCTCCCCTGCTCCAGTTCATCCTCGGTGTCCTGGTCTTCGGAGAGCATATGCCTCTTGAACGCTGGATGGGCTTCATCCTGGTGTGGATCGCGGTTATCTTCGTCCTGATCGATATGCTCCGCGCGCCGAAGGCAGGCCGCCTGCCAGAGCCCAAGAAGATCAGCTAG
- the gabT gene encoding 4-aminobutyrate--2-oxoglutarate transaminase: MDVSYRIEQKRKINGPFPGPKSEELAARRAKAVAAGVASSLPVYAADVDGGIIVDVDGNQLIDLGSGIAVTTVGASNPAVAKAVAEQAQRFTHTCFMVAPYENYVALAEKLASITPGDFEKRAVFFNSGSEAVENAIKVARIATGRQAVVAFDHAYHGRTNLTMGLTAKAAPYKRGFGPLAPEIYRMPMSYPFREENSNISGKEAAERAILAMEKQIGGDQIAAIIIEPIQGEGGFIVPATGFLPRVAEWAKENGIVFIADEVQAGFARSGAWFASDIEQIEPDIITVAKGIAGGMPLSGIVGRADLLDSVHGGGLGGTYGGNPVAVAAALETIKFMEEQDLPARAREIEEKFFARFTALQSAFPSIGEVRGRGAMIALEFVKAGGKEPDADLTKAIAAECLAQGVVILTCGTYGNVVRLLPPLVIGDELLNDAFDVLESAIRKLAA; the protein is encoded by the coding sequence GTGGACGTTAGCTACCGCATTGAACAGAAGCGCAAGATCAACGGGCCATTCCCCGGCCCAAAGTCGGAAGAACTCGCCGCACGTCGCGCCAAGGCAGTTGCCGCCGGCGTAGCTTCCAGCCTGCCGGTCTACGCGGCAGACGTTGACGGCGGCATCATCGTTGATGTCGACGGCAACCAGCTGATCGATCTGGGCTCGGGCATCGCCGTGACCACCGTGGGCGCTTCCAACCCAGCCGTGGCCAAGGCCGTGGCAGAGCAGGCCCAGCGCTTCACCCACACCTGCTTCATGGTCGCTCCGTACGAAAACTACGTTGCCCTGGCCGAGAAGCTCGCCTCGATCACCCCAGGTGACTTCGAAAAGCGCGCAGTCTTCTTCAACTCCGGTTCCGAAGCAGTCGAGAATGCCATCAAGGTAGCCCGCATCGCCACCGGCCGCCAGGCAGTTGTCGCCTTCGACCACGCCTACCACGGCCGCACCAACCTGACCATGGGCCTGACCGCCAAGGCAGCCCCATACAAGCGCGGCTTCGGCCCACTGGCACCGGAGATCTACCGCATGCCAATGAGCTACCCATTCCGCGAAGAGAACTCGAACATCTCCGGCAAGGAAGCAGCCGAGCGCGCCATCCTGGCCATGGAGAAGCAGATCGGCGGCGACCAGATCGCTGCAATCATCATCGAGCCAATCCAGGGCGAGGGCGGCTTCATCGTTCCTGCCACCGGCTTCCTGCCACGCGTTGCCGAGTGGGCCAAGGAAAACGGCATCGTCTTCATCGCTGACGAAGTCCAGGCTGGCTTCGCACGTTCCGGCGCATGGTTCGCTTCGGACATCGAGCAGATCGAACCGGACATCATCACCGTTGCCAAGGGCATCGCTGGCGGCATGCCGCTGTCGGGCATCGTCGGCCGCGCTGACCTGCTGGACTCGGTCCACGGTGGCGGCCTGGGCGGCACCTACGGTGGCAACCCGGTAGCTGTTGCCGCAGCGCTGGAGACCATCAAGTTCATGGAAGAGCAGGACCTGCCGGCTCGTGCCCGCGAGATCGAAGAGAAGTTCTTCGCCCGATTCACCGCTTTGCAGTCCGCCTTCCCATCGATCGGTGAAGTTCGCGGCCGCGGTGCCATGATCGCCCTTGAGTTCGTCAAGGCTGGCGGCAAGGAGCCAGACGCTGATCTGACCAAGGCCATCGCCGCCGAGTGCCTGGCCCAGGGTGTTGTCATCCTGACCTGCGGCACCTACGGCAACGTCGTTCGCCTGCTGCCACCGCTGGTCATCGGCGATGAACTGCTCAACGATGCATTCGACGTTCTGGAATCGGCCATCCGCAAGCTGGCCGCCTAG
- a CDS encoding methionine/alanine import family NSS transporter small subunit — protein MSGIAIVFMIISMLTIWGGLALALINLSRHPEKDDDDVIETAGTAGSNNL, from the coding sequence ATGAGCGGCATCGCTATTGTCTTTATGATCATTTCCATGCTGACCATCTGGGGCGGCCTGGCCTTGGCTTTGATCAACCTCTCGCGCCATCCCGAAAAGGATGACGATGACGTGATCGAAACCGCTGGAACCGCAGGAAGCAACAACCTGTAA